Part of the bacterium genome, CAAAAAGAAGCACCGACGGTATTTGGCCGAACTCGGCACTCGCTTTGCTTTTCTATCGGACGAGTGGTTTTTTTCAGCCGGCCTACCGGTTCCTTCTCGGGCATGGTATGAGGGGTTTCCTCAATTCGAAGACGGGGTTGGAACTTGCCGAATGTTTCTGGATGAGGCTAAACGGCTTTCGAAACGCCTCCCAGATCAATTACCTCGCCCGTTTGCTTGCACTCTTATAACAGGCCGATTGGCTTCGGAGACAGTCTCAAGTTTCGCTGAAAGACTGAACCAAATAGACGGATTAACAGTCAACGTCTGTGAAGTGCCTAACCACTTCTTTGGCGAAACAATCAGTGTAACCGGCCTTCTCACCGCCCAAGATATCGCCGCAAGTCTTCGCAAGTTCAAACCTCACCCAACAATCTTCCTCCCCACTATCTGCCTGCGTGATGATAACCTCTTCCTTGATGACGTGACCCTAGATGAGCTAAGGCAAAACACAGGATATAACCTACAACCCATAGTCCCAACCCCAAGCGCATTATGGGATGCAATTAAAAGCTTCTGAACGAAAGTGGGGCGGCCTACTGGCCGCCCCACTTTCTTCTTATTCAGCTAAAGCCTATGCTTAGCCTTCGTTATCGTACTTATCTTTTAACATAGCAACCACTGCCGGATCGGCTAGGGTGGTTGTGTCGCCTAGAGCTCGGCCTTCGGCAACGTCTCTTAGCAATCGGCGCATGATCTTACCGGAGCGAGTCTTTGGAAGCTCGGCGGTAAGGATTACGTCATCGGGTGTTGCGATGGGGCCGATCTTCGTGCGAACGAACTTCTTGAGCTCGTCAACCAGATTA contains:
- a CDS encoding DUF512 domain-containing protein; this translates as LPQLRYLAENGVEINAQIVLCPGLNDGPALDRTLDELAELHPVKTGLRGGVNSVAIVPVGLSKYRDKLFPLKRVISEYSCRMLANIKKKHRRYLAELGTRFAFLSDEWFFSAGLPVPSRAWYEGFPQFEDGVGTCRMFLDEAKRLSKRLPDQLPRPFACTLITGRLASETVSSFAERLNQIDGLTVNVCEVPNHFFGETISVTGLLTAQDIAASLRKFKPHPTIFLPTICLRDDNLFLDDVTLDELRQNTGYNLQPIVPTPSALWDAIKSF